Genomic window (Ranitomeya variabilis isolate aRanVar5 chromosome 8, aRanVar5.hap1, whole genome shotgun sequence):
TGTAGTGTGCTCCACCTAATGGTGGCTACAGGTAGAATGAAGCGGTTTTAGTACAGGGCCTATACATCTGAATGTAGTGTGCTCCACCTAATGGTGGCTACAGGTAGAATGAAGCGGTTTTAGTACAGGTCCTATAAATCTGAATGTAGtgtgctccacctagtggtggctgcaggtagaatGAAGCGGTTTTAGTACAGGTCCTATAAATCTGAATGTAGtgtgctccacctagtggtggctgcagatggaaTGAAGCGGTttaaaatggtttaaaaaaaaaaatcccacataaGAGAACTTCGGTGTTTTATTAAAGGCATGTGGCCCAGTGACAGATTTTGCCTTGGCATACAGAAAGTTTTGGGATACACCGCCATGTACGGGGTAATGCAGCTTGTTTTGGGTTTTTTAAACTGCAGTAAATCCAATGGAGCTGCGTTATGATCACGGGTTAGTTATTCTGATTGTCATGTCAGAAACCGGTAGCCATAAGCTCATGTTATATGGAGATGTTTGTACTCCTTTAATATTCATATCATAACATTACACCGGTCATAACCATTGAATTAGATTAGCGCAGCCCATAATGTCGGCCTCCCCGCTCTGTGACCTGCCTCCATCTCTCCACATAATTGCTCCTTATGTCACTTTAGTAATGCTGAGTGACCTATATAAAACCTGCAGTGAGTAATCAGAGCGACTTCCCTCCTTCCACATCCACCGCCCCAGTCATACGCTCTAAAAATGGAAATCTGCTGTGGCGGGGGAGGGGAGAAAAAATGCCATTAGTAGATATCGCTGCGAGGTGGAAGAAGCGTGGCGCTGTATTATCCATCTGCCGCAGTCTGTGTTCCTCCATAGATTTACGTTGTGTTTTGCAGTGCCTGTGTGCTGTAAATACCATGGATGCCCCCGAGGTGTACACCAAATGCATCCATAGGCCTCTATTCACCCAACCTGCAATATAGGAAAACTCCGAGCaatgtcagaataaagcgatggcaaGGAGACCGCAAATTCTGCCGCAGAAAATTGGCGGCATAAATCAGCGTGGATTTTTTTTCCccgaggatttttttttatttctgtggaTTTTAGCTTTTATAGGTCAATGGATAAATTGTAACCAGAATCTGCAAACTCAACAATTTACATGGTCTAGGTTATCAGTATAGCAGTTGCACACCcgtcacccccactgatcagctcttTTGGTGTCCCACAGCTGATGAAAGTACAGTGTACAAAGCCAGAATAGCACAGCTCCGCACACTGTGTAGTGGTCATACGAAGGTACTGCAGCCAagctcccattcacttcaataggaacTGAACTGCAGTACCCACAAGTGACCACTATACAGTATTAGGCGCTGTGGTTCATTTATTCCTGGATCTTGGACTTTAAAGCTGCATTCTCAGACTTATGTTCAGTTCACTTGTCTGTTTTAATGTCGTGTTATTTTCCTGCAGTGTGGCCTGTGAGACTGAGACCTGCTGTTGCTGCAGCTGAGGAGTTAAAATTCAGTTATCCAGGAGATGGAGTGAGAGTGACACACGGGTTATGGAGAGGAGGGACAGTATGCCCTGATAGAGGGTGCCACCCCAGAGGGGCAATATGAGCTGGGCAAGGAGGGTGGCTGCTTGCTGCCGGAAGTAGCTGTTACAGCCACATTGAGACTGTATGTATgtacatttacacacacacacacacacacacacacactgtggaaAAGTCTTAGGCagtgtagcaaagccaggtaggactgggttaaatcctagcactgctGGTCTTGGATGCACCCGATAAGCTTTGATTAAGAACCAGTAGTGCCTGTGGTCACTAGGTGTGTCTGCTGAATGGTGAGCAGAGttgagtgtgctgctggtgagtgaccagccaaaatgtgagctatagCTGGTAGACATATGCCAGGGCTTTACTCTGGatggagactgcatgggtcagctaggaaagctgagcagtctgtgtgttcgaGCTGCAGAGAACAGTTTGAAacctgcagcctgttcagtgtgactTGTTCCCGGAGATGAATACTTCTGTTTGGGGCTGAAAGTGGTTGGACCTCAGGCTGAAGGGGATACCGAGACTGGTAGGATGACAGTTCCTGGGACAGACGCCTTCAGATGTCTGGGCTGTCACGCAGTAGTCGGTAAGCATGGGTGTGGATTGGCACAAAAGGGGCATTTTTAGGGCACATCCTGAAATTTCCATAATTTTTGGAGCTGCCTAGAGGGGTCCTTCTCATTGGTGCTTGTTTGTTCACAGGTGTGTTTCTTATTCCGTACTTGCTGATCGTTTTTGTCGGAGGCATTCCAGTGTTCTTCTTGGAAATCGCTTTGGGTCAGTTCATGAAGCAGGGAGGAATTGCAGCGTGGAACATCGCCCCGCTTTTTAAAGGTAATCGAAAAAGTGGAGAGAACAGATGGTCGGATATCTATACTATAGGCAAGCGGAGAATTGGGGGGGGGGTGCAGAGGTAGCGGGTACAGCTGGGTCCTAGTGCCTGAGGGGACACACAATGCTCTGTTATTTCTGCAGGTCTTGGTTTTGCTTCGATGGTGATCGTGTTCTTCTGTAACACCTACTATATTATGATCCTGGTCTGGGGCCTCTACTATCTAGTGCACTCATTCACCAACACCCTGCCCTGGGCCACCTGTGGACATCCGTGGAATACAAAGGAGTGTACTGAAGTCTTCCTAGTGGATCAATGCTCCAACGAGACTACAACAAATGGCACCAATTTCAGCATCATGTACAACATCAGCTGTGATGCTCTCCTGAACAAGCGCTCTCCTGTCATCGAGTTCTGGGAGTAAGTATgggagcagttatattcttgtagatggggggcagtactatagtagttatattcttgtgcatagtggcagtattatagtagttatattcttgtacataggggcagtattatagtagttatattcttgtacatagggggcagtattatagtagttatattcttgtacataggggcagtattatagtagttatattcttgtacataggggcagtattatagtagttatattcttgtacataggggcagtattatagtagttatattcttgtacataggggcagtattatagtagttatattcttgtacataggagcagtactatagtagttatattcttgtgcatagtggcagtattatagtagttatattcttgtacataggagcagtattatagtagttatattcttgtacataggagcagtattatagttagaTTCTATATTACCATATTCCAACAACTTGTAAAATAGTTATCTGCTGCATGGTATATAGCAAATTAAAAATGGAACTGGCAAACCCTTTAAAAACTGGTCTTGCAGCCCCACAGCAAGGTAAAGCTGCTTTTGGTGCACACACCAACCTAAGCTAAACTTCCCTATTTCTTACGCTCTCTAACTCACTGTTTGCTCATCAAGTGGGCGGTTTTTCATGAACATTCTGCCAGCACTTTAGGAGTTGGAAATTCTTTTCcctcacttcccagcatgcattgctccGCTTTCTCTAGTGACAGAGACCTGCCCATACGCTTGGTATTAAGGTGCAGTCAGTTATGTACATCCCCAAACAGTAAAATACCACATTTATCTCTGCTGCTTCTGTATTACTTGTGTCACATTTATAATCATGGAGCTCATCTCTCATCCGTCTTATACGCTGGTCTCTTCGGCAGGAATAAGGTGCTGCAGATCTCCAGTGGTCTCGATAAGCCGGGCCAGTTGAACTGGCAGATGATACTATGCCTGCTGGCTACCTGGATCATTGTCTATTTCTGCATCTGGAAGGGAGTAAAATCCACAGGAAAGGTAAGGAGTGGGCGAAGATCACAGGGATGCCCCTGTAAAGTCTCTGCTCGTAAAGACTAAAGGGTCAAATACGACCCCCTCCGTGTACTATTCACCCCTAGAAACAATCCATGTGCAATGGAAGTTTCTTGCACCTGTATAGGAGCCCCATCACACCATAGATTTTAAACCTTATATTCACTTAGGCCAAGTTCTTGGAAACAAAGAACATTATAAAACTGCAGAAATGAGCCGTTAATACAATTAGGGCAGCATTTGTCATAATTAGGttagaaattctttttttttttatgtgacatTCTATAGAAAAACAGCAAAAAGCTGTGGAGATGGGGGAAGGGCATCGACGCCGCCGAGCTGCTTTAATGTATGATTGTTTATTGGATGTTTTTTGCCGCACCGGTCCCTGTTTTGGAGTGATATCGGGCTGGCACCTCATCATCATGACGGCTACAGCCTGATAAGCTATCACCCCGTAATGAAGTCCCCTCCCTCACTGCTCCCGCTTGTCCCCGAGGGGACAATTGGCGGCTCTTGGTGCTGATTGTCATGTGGGTCACGAGTCTTCCTCTTCTCCTTCCCACACGGCTGATTGCACAGGACAGGAGGATTAATCAGAAAGCCTCAGTGTAATCTCTGCAGCCTCCCTCCAATACTAATGGGTTTAGGGATAGGGCGGCAAACCTAGGATCGGAGACTGGGATCGATGGGATGAATGGTGTAAGGCTGCAACAGGTGATATTTAAAGGGCAATGACACTCGGGTGGCTATGGGTGCCTGATGTCAGATCGGGCAGCGGAGCCAATCCCTTTAAGGGCTCATGCATGTAGTGAAGTTATCTGCGGAGACCCAGTCCCTATGGATTTGACCTGTGGATGCTTCATGTGCCTCCTTACACATCCTCCTATATTCTCCCCTAGAGTCAGACTTGTAGAAAATGCATGTGCCGTCATATGGTGCCAATGTAGAGCACCATAATCTTTACTAGAAACAATGCCATCTTGTAAAATAAGATGCCCCATAATGGACTGCGGGTCTGTAGCGCATGTGCCGCTTAGCAGGGTACGTGCTCTGAGCTTTGCCATAGTGGGTGTATTGCTATTAAAAATAAGGGAAAACCAGAACAATCACCCACCTGTGGCACAAGCCAACTGTAGGGTTATAATCTGTAATGCATCCCCCCTTATGTTGCAGGTGGTCTACTTCACAGCTCTCTTCCCGTACGTAGTGCTGATTGTTCTCTTGGCTCATGGAGTCACTCTGCCGGGGGCGTTGGACGGCATTGTCTACTATCTAAAACCTAACTGGTCTAAGCTTGCAGAAGCGCAGGTGAGAAATACTGActccacaagcagaatagtgagtgcagctctggagtataatacaggatgtaactccggatcagtaatgtaatgtatgtacacagtgactgcaccagcagaatagtgagtgcagctctggagtataatacagaatataactcaggatcagaaatgtaatgtatgtacacagtgactgcaccagcagaatagtgagtgcagctctggagtataatacaggatgtaactcaggatcagtaatgtaatgtatgtacacagtgactgcaccagcagaatagtgagtgcagctctggagtataatacagaatataactcaggatcagaaatgtatgtacacagtgactgcaccagcagagtagtgagtgcagctctggagtataatacaggatgtaactcaggatcagtaatgtaatgtatgtacacagtgactgcaccagcagaatagtgagtgcagctctggagtataatacaggatgtaactcaggatcagaaatgtatgtacacagtgactgcaccagcagagtagtgagtgcagctctggagtataatacaggatgtaactcaggatcagtaatgtatgtacacagtgactgcgccagcagaatagtgagtgcagctctggagaaaaaTACTGGATGTTTTGGTACAGCAGAGTCAGTTTTGGAGAATGGCAAACTGGGCACTTAGTACAAGGCTCCCATCTCTGAGGAGGCCATCAAGGACATGAAAACAAATACATTTTATTGGATACTGTATATTATTTGGGGACTCAATGGCGGTATTGTGTGGGCACTGTCAAGATAAACTTTTACTTAATTTTAATGAAAAACAGACTCCGCAATGTAGAattaggagatttttttttttgtcaaaatgggagCTGTAGTTCTACTGCAGAGAAATCCTGCGTACCTTGTGTCTGCTGCGTCCCCTGCCGCGGGCTCATGTCTGCTCCAATTTATCCAGATTCACCGCAGACTCGCTGTCTTTTTCCTCCAGGTATGGATTGATGCTGGGACACAGATCTTCTTCTCCTACGCTATCGGTTTAGGGGCATTAACCGCTCTAGGCAGCTACAACAGATTTCACAATAATTGCTACAGGTGAGCGATGCCCCCAACATGGAGCAGACGTCACACTCAGTGTTCCTATGGGGAATATCTTATGTGACAAGTCCCCGCTGACCAGACACATAGCTCTCTATTTATATGGAGCGTATCCTAAAGTCCGGAGTCAGGACACTATGACCTTCAGACACATTCCCTGTGTCgcgtccttctccactcctctagcCATAAATTTGGCGTCTATAAAATTGAAGGTGATAAATGCTCTGCGCACACGTGGCCCAGAAAAAACTGCTATATTCTTGCTGCTATGCACAAAATATAACTGCtagaatactgcccttatgtacaagaatagaactagtataatactgcccctatgtacaagactataactactataatactgccccctatgtacaagaatagaactactataatacggcccctatgtacaagaatataactactataatactgcccctatgtacaagaatataactactataatactgcccctatgtacaagaatataactactataatactgcccctatgtacaagaatataactactataatactgcccctatatacaggaatataactactataatactccccctatgtacaagaagatatatactataatactgctccctatgtacaggaatataactactataatactgcccctatatacaagaatataactacggtactataatactgcccctatgtacaagaatataactactataatactgcccctatgtacaagaatataactactataatactgcctctatgtacaagaatataactactataatactcctcctatgtacaagaatataactactataatactgcccctatatacaggaatataactactataatactgcctctatgtacaagaatataactactataatactgccccctatgtacaagaatataactactataataccgcccctatgtacaagaatataactactataatactgcctctatgtacaagaatataactactataatactgcccctatgtacaagaatataactactataatactgcccctatatacaggaatataactactataatactccccctatgtacaagaacatatctactataatactgcccatcctGATTGTGGTTACTGATGTGTCTTCCTTCAGGGACGCTTATATTCTGGCTGCTATAAACAGCACTACGAGTTTCTTTGCTGGCTTTGTGGTTTTCTCTGTCCTGGGGTTCATGGCATCAGAGCAGGGAGTTGACATATCGAAGGTTGCCGAGTCTGGTGAGTACACTGCAATCTGGTCACTGGTGGATCTCGCATGTAAGGATAATTTTTCTCAGTGATTATAAATTGTGAgcaaaaatatttttcttctctCGAATGCTCCATTCACTACCAAAGACCAGATCAGGGTTCTGTTGGTTTCTTGTGACCATTGTGCGTTGCCGCAGCGCTGTTCAGTGACGGGTTGCGTTGTGCCGTCTAATGCGCTGACTCTTTGACTTGCCGCACACAGGTCCCGGATTGGCCTTTATTGCATATCCAAAGGCTGTGACTTTGATGCCATTTGCTCCGATCTGGGCAGCCCTTTTCTTCTTTATGCTCCTGGTCCTTGGTCTTGACAGTCAGGTAATCCCAAAGGATTCTAGGTAAATGTCTTAAAGGGATGTAGTTAAGGTAACACATAATCTTTAAAAATCGTAAAATGTTGTTTTTGGTTTGGGGCCGGATTTCCCATGGAAAGCTAATTTGTCCAACATTGGAACTGACCCATCCTGAGGTTATTGCCCACATGGCCAATTGGGCCAAACAAAATCCCAAAACGTAACTTTCCCAACAAATTTCTCTGTTGGCTTCTTAATATATCCTTTTTAGTCCTTGGGAGCCACCATTCTACTTAATTTTTTGATATTTACCTATGTTGACCTTGTCTCGCAGGGTCAGCGGCCATGACATGGGAAATCCGGCCCTGATCCTTTTTTTGCTAGTTGTAATAATTCGATGTCTTTATTATTGGGATGCTCTGGTCGTATTTTGGCACCCAGGAGCAATGTCTTGTTTTTGTCGTGATATCTCCAAGTGCAAAGCAGGACCTGCCCTCCAGTCCCAACAGGACAGCTGTCCCCTCGTCATCACCTTCCTCTTCTCTTACTTGGGCCCGAGACAGGGAACAGGTTGGACACTGGCACCTTCAGGGCAGAGGCAAACAGGGCAGAGGTGGAGGTGAAAAACGGGAGGAAGCCGAGTTGGCCAATGGTGTGCAGGGTATGGGCAAAGGGGTGTCAGATGACCTTAGTATGTTCAGCTTTGTCTTGGCATGCGTCTTGCACCTCATCTTACTTGCTTATTCCTGTTCTGTTTCTGAACAGTTTGTGGGGGTCGAGGGATTCATTACCGGGATCCTGGATTTATTTCCTCAACCAATTAATGGCTTTGTGCGCAGGGAGGTCACAGCTGCACTCTGCTGCCTTCTATGCTTCATAATTGACCTTTCCATGGTGACCGAGGTAAGAAATAATCAGCACAGCTCTGCTATTCCAGGTGTAAAAATATGTCAAAACTACCAAGCCCCACCCACATCTTGCAGTTTTCAGTTCTGCAGGGGCTGGACCAAGTGGAAAGCCTGCCTCTGGGGAACCATAAGTGATCCAAATTATGCTATGATCAGCCTATTACATGTTCTCTGGGTTTAGTTACGACTAgtcatgggcgaacccgaacagtaaagttcggggtctatACCGGACATCTAGTGTCTGTGCACGGACCCTGAACAAAGACTTACAGAAGTCTGTTGTACTGTTTAGGTTCGGCAACCCGAACAaatcttgttgaaaggctgcagcccccaactgtctggtttatcttggttggttatcaaaaatagagcgtCCTTCACTACACTTTTATTTTCCgccattatttaaataaataagaaaaactgCTTGGggttcctctatttttgataaccagccaaggtaaagaagacagctgggggctggtattctaaggataggaaggtccatggatatttggcCCTCTACAGCCTAAAAATGGCTCGCGTCCGCCCCATTAAGTGCGCCAATGCTGGCACTttggctcttcccgcttgccctggtgcTTTGGCAAGCAGGTTAACATTATGGGGTtgctgtcagctgtgtaatgtctgctgacttcaaaaccagaggttagtaatggagaggcacccCCATTGCTACCCATGCAGTCATAGTAATaaacagagaaaagtcctttaattgtacaaaCTGCTTCCCAATTCTTTTACccatttgttatatatatatatatatatatatatatatatatatatatatatatatatatatatatatatatatatatatttaatccaaAACTGCTACTTTGGGATGCAgtgctgagcggtgacatcagtaatgtgaccgctcagcacgacAGCCAGAATACAAGGGCCGTAACGTGTGAATGTGGCTGCTGCAACGAGCGCTGAAGTCAGTAAGGTTATcgcagttcattggctgtgaactgcaGTAACCTGCGGCGAGCTctgacgtcagtaaggttatcgcagttcattggctgtgaactgcggtaaccttactgatgtcTACGATcgcagttcattggctgtgaactgcggtaaccttactgatgtcTACGATCGCAGTTCATTTgctgtgaactgcggtaaccttactgacgtcagcGATCGCAGTTCATTGGCTGTGGACTGTGGTAACCTTACTGACCGTAGCGCATGAATTTGTACGGTTGACAGAGTATGTGACCCTGAACATCCATGGATCTGCCCATCCCTGGTTACGACACCTTTTAGCTTCATCAATGACCATGATCTGGCAAGTCCCTTCTGGGAAAAGTAGATCGTTTATCCTAAAAAGTCCAATGTGGTTTCTCCCTTTAGGGCGGGATGTACGTCTTCCAACTTTTCGACTACTATTCCGCGAGTGGCATCACGTTGCTGTGGCAAGCTTTCTGGGAGTGTGTGGTTATTGCATGGGTTTATGGTAAGAGATATATTTGATTAAGTAAAAAGTTCTTGCAGCAGCCTGCAGGAGTGAGCAATTTGTGGTTTAATAAGGGAAACCATCGGCAAGCTGCTAATCAACCTGCTGTTCTGTTATGTCTCTCTATTTAGTACTTCATATAATATCACCCTACAGTCCGTGGGCTGTGGGCCTGATaagatatttaaaggggttgtctatgggCCCTGTCCGATAATGCAGGATAGCCCTATTCGCTTGAATCCTCTAATACCAGGCACTGACCTCCTCAACAGGTTCCTGAAAAGGCAGATCTTTCCTTTATTTACCTTTTTTCCTAATCCTTAAACTCTCCTTTATTCTCCCCTGGACCACACAAATCACTATAACATTTTTCAGTAACATCTGAActacttgctgatggtttccatatAACAAAAGACAAATTGAGAAGTGAatttgaaataaataaaaatggcatgaatctaatTAACCAATTATACAAAGATGTTTTGTTTCAATTTTATTTACGCTATAGTT
Coding sequences:
- the LOC143787563 gene encoding sodium- and chloride-dependent creatine transporter 1-like → MRSVTTKEKSAEKDGSSSAPEMEGSETGGGGEAVPEEKAVIAPLVLSAMGPVKIPIPERETWTRQMDFIMSCVGFAVGLGNVWRFPYLCYKNGGGVFLIPYLLIVFVGGIPVFFLEIALGQFMKQGGIAAWNIAPLFKGLGFASMVIVFFCNTYYIMILVWGLYYLVHSFTNTLPWATCGHPWNTKECTEVFLVDQCSNETTTNGTNFSIMYNISCDALLNKRSPVIEFWENKVLQISSGLDKPGQLNWQMILCLLATWIIVYFCIWKGVKSTGKVVYFTALFPYVVLIVLLAHGVTLPGALDGIVYYLKPNWSKLAEAQVWIDAGTQIFFSYAIGLGALTALGSYNRFHNNCYRDAYILAAINSTTSFFAGFVVFSVLGFMASEQGVDISKVAESGPGLAFIAYPKAVTLMPFAPIWAALFFFMLLVLGLDSQFVGVEGFITGILDLFPQPINGFVRREVTAALCCLLCFIIDLSMVTEGGMYVFQLFDYYSASGITLLWQAFWECVVIAWVYGADRFMDDIARMIGYRPLPYMKWCWSVITPLVCVGIFVFHVVNYKPLTYNKTYVYPWWGDAIGWGLALASMLCIPLTVVCKLLTSKGSLRERWHHLTTPVWGHHHLEYLTPEAETKLLPPDSLITLGKDKATLFETVI